The Microbacterium forte sequence CCTGCCGAGAACACCTTCGCCATGTCATCCCAGCCGCGCACCCCGGCCACGCCGCCGTTGGTCTCGTTGCCCACCTGCACCATGCGCAGGTCGACGCCCGCATCCACCAGTCGTCGCACGGCATCACGGGTGAAGGTGCCGACCTCGGCGGCGACCTGGTCAGCCGTCATCCCCTCCCAGGCCTTGGGCACCTGCTGCTTGGCGGGGTCTGCCCAGAAGTCGGAGTAGTGGAAGTCGACGAGCACGCCGAGTCCGGCATCCGTCGCGCGCTGCGAGATCTCGATCGCACGATCGACGTCGACATCGCCGCCGCCGTAGCCGTTGCCGTTCGCGTCGAACGGGTCGTTCCACACGCGCACCCGCACATCGGTGACCCCGGCGTCGGCGAGGATCTCGAACAGATCGCCCGGCGTGCCGTCGGAGTCTCGGAACACGACGCCCGACTCTTCGAGAGACAGCACCGACGACACGTCGACGCCGCCGATGAAGTCGTCGGGCAGGTTCTCGACCCGAGGGACGGTGATGCCGGCATCCACCGGTTCGGTGGCGGCGACAGCAGCCGGCACGGATGCCTGGGATGGCGCGGCCGACGCCGGCAGCGCGACGCCGATCAGGGCGACGGCGGTGACCGTGGCCAGGGCGGAGGAGAGAAGGGAACGCGTGCGACGGTGCATGACGGCCTTTCGAGCGGTGCGGAAGAGAGGATCAGCCCTTGACGGATCCCTGGGTGAGCCCGCCGACGATGTACTTCTGCAGCGAGAAGAACAGCGCGAGCACGGGCACGGCGGCGACGACGACACCGGCGGCGAAGAGCCCCCAGCGCGAGGTCAGCTGGTTCGAGACCCACTGGTACATGCCGACGGCGAGGGTCCAGTTGTCCTCGGAGGTGAGGATGATCTTCGACAGGATGAAGTCGCCGAACGCCGCGAGGAACGCGAGCAGGGCGACGACCGCGAGGATCGGCACGACCAGCGGCATGATGAGCCGCCAGAAGATCTGCGCGTGGCTGGCGCCGTCAATCTTCGCGGACTCGTCGATCTCGACCGGGATCGTGTTGAAGAAGCCGTACATCAGGAACGTGTTCGCGCCGAGTGCGCCGCCGAGGTAGACGCAGATCAGGGCGATCTTCGAGTTGATGCCGAGAGCAGGGACCACGTCGCCGAGGGTCTGCAGCATCAGGAAGATGGCGATGAACGCCAGCGCCTGCGGGAACATCTGCAGCACGAGCAGGGTGGTGAGGCTCGCGCGTCGCCCGCTGAAGCGGAAGCGCGAGAACGCATAGGCGCCGCAGGCTCCCATCAGCACCGAGCCCACCGCGGTCACGCCGCCGATCAGCAGGGTGTTGCCGAACCACACCCAGTAGCGCGATTCGCCGAGGGCGATGTAGTTCGCGGGATCGAACGCACTGAACAGAGCGCTGGATGCCGCAAGGCTG is a genomic window containing:
- a CDS encoding sugar ABC transporter permease; the protein is MSETRVIVTGSSKEADAARAGARRRRWWGEVGWKYILAAGVLFFAAFPLVYVLSASLNPNGSLAASSALFSAFDPANYIALGESRYWVWFGNTLLIGGVTAVGSVLMGACGAYAFSRFRFSGRRASLTTLLVLQMFPQALAFIAIFLMLQTLGDVVPALGINSKIALICVYLGGALGANTFLMYGFFNTIPVEIDESAKIDGASHAQIFWRLIMPLVVPILAVVALLAFLAAFGDFILSKIILTSEDNWTLAVGMYQWVSNQLTSRWGLFAAGVVVAAVPVLALFFSLQKYIVGGLTQGSVKG